From a single Aspergillus puulaauensis MK2 DNA, chromosome 2, nearly complete sequence genomic region:
- a CDS encoding FAD-dependent oxidoreductase (COG:K;~EggNog:ENOG410PUUR;~InterPro:IPR023209,IPR006076;~PFAM:PF01266;~go_function: GO:0003884 - D-amino-acid oxidase activity [Evidence IEA];~go_function: GO:0016491 - oxidoreductase activity [Evidence IEA];~go_function: GO:0071949 - FAD binding [Evidence IEA];~go_process: GO:0046416 - D-amino acid metabolic process [Evidence IEA];~go_process: GO:0055114 - oxidation-reduction process [Evidence IEA]) translates to MGDCGHPSSATPFPQRPIIILGAGIIGCAAARQLLLDGFSVILVAEYLPGDQNIFYASAWAGAAWHAAGGISPEQRYLQAVCYRHLLKMARDEPGSGVSIVDSKEYLEQAPPENSSAWGKTILPKFRDLTSGELPSNFNCGWAYETVVTDPTRHMPHLREKIISLGGQFVRKRVESLEELYALFPESNIFINASGIGSKTLRDVQDGKCFAERGQNVFYRTSNCHTLYFRNGKQYTYIIPRPLSQGVILGGVKQRGNLSPEVDMEIARDEIARAHHLSPEIVPANPSEESLSYIVGIRPSREGGFRLDSEKVGKRVILSAYGFGGGGYAFSYGIADALVRMVEKAEREHVIL, encoded by the exons ATGGGAGACTGCGGTCATCCTTCCAGCGCCACGCCGTTTCCGCAGCGTCCGATCATTATCCTCGGTGCGGGAATTATAGGGTGTGCAGCCGCTAggcagcttcttctcgatGGCTTCTCTGTTATCCTAGTGGCAGAATACCTACCGGGGGACCAGAACATATTTTACGCTTCCGCCTGGGCGGGGGCTGCATGGCATGCAGCAGGTGGGATTAGCCCCGAGCAACGCTATCTCCAAGCCGTCTGCTACCGGCATCtattgaagatggcgcgAGACGAGCCTGGTTCTGGCGTTTCTATTGTTGATTCCAAAGAATACCTGGAACAAGCTCCGCCCGAGAACTCCTCGGCCTGGGGCAAGACTATACTTCCCAAG TTCCGCGACTTGACCTCTGGTGAACTTCCTTCGAATTTCAACTGCGGATGGGCATACGAAACCGTGGTTACAGATCCAACTAGACACATGCCACATCTTCGAGAGAAGATTATATCCCTTGGAGGACAGTTCGTCCGAAAGCGAGTTGAATCGTTAGAGGAGCTTTACGCACTGTTCCCCGAGTCAAACATTTTCATCAATGCTAGCGGTATCGGCAGCAAGACGCTTCGTGACGTCCAGGATGGTAAATGCTTCGCCGAGCGTGGTCAAAATGTGTTCTACCGTACGAGCAACTGCCATACGTTATACTTCCGTAACGGAAAGCAGTACACATACATCATCCCACGTCCATTATCCCAAGGCGTGATCTTGGGAGGAGTCAAACAAAGGGGAAACCT GTCACCCGAAGTAGACATGGAAATTGCCCGGGATGAAATTGCCCGTGCGCATCACCTTTCTCCTGAAATTGTTCCCGCAAATCCTTCCGAAGAGTCTCTCAGTTACATTGTCGGCATCCGTCCTTCTCGAGAAGGCGGCTTCCGGCTCGACTCCGAAAAAGTCGGAAAGCGCGTTATCTTGTCAGCTTATGGatttgggggtggagggtatGCTTTCTCGTACGGGATTGCTGATGCTCTAGTGAGAATGGTTGAAAAGGCAGAAAGAGAGCACGTCATCCTTTGA
- the optF gene encoding small oligopeptide transporter, OPT family (COG:T;~EggNog:ENOG410PFPV;~InterPro:IPR004813,IPR004648;~PFAM:PF03169;~TransMembrane:15 (o73-93i100-119o139-160i172-195o201-219i231-247o253-275i305-328o379-402i432-453o459-479i543-566o610-631i643-666o686-711i);~go_process: GO:0055085 - transmembrane transport [Evidence IEA]) → MRETEKNPLHRGSIKESPANNLEDHDTAHSGVLDDREAEKVLPYDADDSPFPEVRAVVPPVDDVELPINTVRMWTIGILFTIIGSGLNQFFSLRQPSVKISALVAQLIAFPIGCAWARWMPLGWLNPDRRFNIKEHALITIMANVSFGSASATQIIEAMVKFYKMPSEGGFQVLLCITTQLFGFGVAGMVSRWLVEPATMIWPQVLSNAALLTTLHSRANRVADGWAITRIRFFLFVFVGGAVWYFVPGYLFAGLSFFSFICWAAPTNVVVNQLFGQKSGLGMSLLTFDWSQVVFANDSPLLVPFWAGLNVMGSFMLFFWILVPIIYYTNTWYSAYLPLLDSNTFDNTGRFYDVHRVMNKNGTVDADAYRDYSPMFIPAGYAVTYGVAFANLTGIFVHTALYHGKELVQQWSGRHERDVHSRLMESYAPVPWWWFGAVTLLMFILSIVTNEVWHTALPAWAVLLAFVLPIIYFIPVGIVKALTNITSNQLNLITEFIGGYAFLGKPVANMAFKFYGYVTVSQGLEFVADMKFAHYLHIAPRTLFFAQGLATLIGAVVQCGVTVFMITRFDDICTPDADGDFICPHGLVTYSSSIIWGALGPGRNFSPGQIYGNLLWFFLAGPVIIVITYLLGRRWKAVNYVSWPVAFGAMSLVPPATGINFSSWWVVNVIFNGLIKRRRPAWWSKYNYVLSAALDSGVAVSTVVIFFCIMLPAGPLKWWGNKVFLETADGRGTPWKNLPPQGWFGPSSWE, encoded by the exons ATGCGGGAAACCGAAAAGAATCCCCTTCACAGGGGTTCAATAAAG GAGTCGCCAGCGAACAACCTGGAAGATCATGACACAGCTCACAGTGGCGTGCTCGACGATCGTGAAGCGGAGAAGGTCCTTCCTTACGACGCGGATGACTCGCCTTTTCCGGAGGTGCGAGCAGTCGTTCCACCAGTGGATGACGTCGAGTTGCCTATAAACACCGTCCGAATGTGGACTATTGGCATTCTCTTCACGATT ATCGGGAGTGGGCTGAATCAATTCTTTAGCCTGCGACAGCCGAGTGTAAAAATCAGTGCGCTGGTCGCACAGCTTATAGCTTTCCCGATTGGGTGTGCATGGGCACGGTGGATGCCATTGGGTTGGCTGAACCCAGATCGCCGATTCAACATCAAAGAACATGCCTTGATCACGATCATGGCCAATGTTTCATTTGGGTCGGCTTCTGCCACACAAATTATCGAGGCAATGGTCAAATTCTATAAGATGCCGTCAGAGGGCGGATTTCAGGTCCTCTTATGCATTACTACGCAGCTATTTGGGTTCGGCGTAGCTGGGATGGTTTCACGCTGGCTCGTGGAACCTGCGACTATGATCTGGCCGCAGGTCCTGTCGAACGCAGCTCTTCTCACCACCCTTCATTCTAGAGCCAACCGAGTCGCTGATGGCTGGGCTATCACGCGAATCaggttcttcctcttcgttttCGTTGGTGGCGCAGTCTGGTATTTCGTCCCAGGATACCTCTTTGCTGGCTTGAGTTTCTTCAGCTTTATATGTTGGGCTGCACCGACCAACGTTGTGGTCAATCAGCTCTTCGGACAGAAGTCCGGACTTGGGATGTCTCTGCTCACTTTCGATTGGTCCCAAGTCGTTTTCGCAAATGATAGCCCTCTCCTCGTCCCCTTCTGGGCAGGGTTGAATGTCATGGGCTCCTTTATGCTGTTCTTTTGGATTCTTGTCCCCATAATCTATTACACAAATACGTGGTATTCTGCGTATTTACCGCTCCTGGATTCTAATACTTTCGACAACACCGGCCGGTTCTATGATGTACACCGGGTAATGAACAAGAACGGCACAGTCGACGCCGATGCTTATCGAGACTATTCTCCGATGTTCATACCAGCTGGATATGCCGTGACATATGGTGTAGCATTCGCTAATCTAACGGGGATCTTCGTGCACACGGCTCTTTACCACGGAAAAGAACTGGTTCAGCAATGGAGTGGCCGCCATGAGAGAGACGTCCATTCTCGTCTCATGGAATCATATGCCCCAGTTccgtggtggtggttcgGAGCAGTGACCCTATTGATGTTCATATTAAGCATTGTCACCAATGAGGTGTGGCACACAGCGCTTCCAGCGTGGGCAGTCCTGCTGGCCTTCGTGCTGCCGATCATCTATTTCATCCCTGTGGGGATTGTCAAAGCCCTAACTAATATCACGAGCAACCAACTCAACTTGATTACCGAATTCATTGGTGGCTATGCATTTCTCGGTAAACCCGTCGCCAACATGGCTTTCAAGTTTTATGGATACGTAACGGTCTCACAGGGTCTAGA ATTTGTAGCTGACATGAAATTCGCACACTATCTCCACATCGCACCGCGCACACTCTTCTTTGCGCAAGGCCTAGCAACCCTAATCGGCGCGGTCGTACAATGTGGCGTAACTGTTTTCATGATCACCCGTTTCGACGACATCTGCACGCccgatgccgacggcgatTTCATCTGTCCCCACGGCCTGGTGACCTactcttcctccatcatctggG GTGCCCTGGGCCCAGGTCGCAATTTCAGCCCAGGCCAAATATACGGAAACCTGCTCTGGTTCTTCCTTGCCGGCCCCGTTATCATCGTGATAACATACCTGCTCGGCCGCCGCTGGAAAGCAGTAAACTACGTCTCGTGGCCCGTTGCATTCGGAGCCATGAGCCTTGTCCCGCCGGCCACAGGcatcaacttctcctcgTGGTGGGTTGTCAATGTTATCTTCAATGGCCTCATTAAGCGGCGGAGACCGGCTTGGTGGTCGAAGTATA ACTACGTCCTCAGCGCAGCATTAGATTCAGGCGTCGCGGTATCGACCGTCGTTATATTCTTTTGTATCATGCTACCAGCCGGCCCACTGAAATGGTGGGGGAATAAAGTCTTCTTGGAGACGGCCGATGGACGGGGAACACCGTGGAAGAATCTTCCTCCGCAGGGTTGGTTCGGGCCTAGTAGTTGGGAGTGA